One Pirellulales bacterium genomic window, TCGCGTGCAGGTGAGCCCACCCTGCCTCGATTGCCGGCGCCCGGCCGCCTACAATTAGGCCCCCGCGCGGTGCGGCTCCAGGTCCTCCAAACCAAGCCGCTTCATCTTCTTATAGAGCGTCGTGCGGTTGATGCCCAGCGCGTCGGCCGTGGCGTTGCGGTTCCAGTGGTGGGCTTCCAGCACTTCCAGAATGATCTGCCGTTCGGGACTGGCCATCGCCTGCTTGAGCGTGTGGCTGCCCACCGGATCGACGCTGAGGGCCCGCATGGCCATGACGGCGGGCGGCAGGTCGGCCACGCCGATCAATTCGCTCTTTCCCAACAAGACGGCCCGCTCCACGACGTTTTGCAGCTCGCGCACGTTGCCCGGCCAACGGTAGCGCTCCATCGCCGCCAAAGCGTCCTCGCTGAAGCCAGCCACCTTTTTGCCGGTCTCCTCGCGCAGCCGCTGCAGAAAATGCTGAGCCAACATCGGAATGTCGGAGACGCGGTCGCGCAGGCCCGGCAATTCGAGATTGATGACGTTGACGCGGTAATAGAGGTCTTGCCGGAAGCGGCCCTCGGCCACCAGCGATTCCAGGTTCTCGTTGGTCGCCAGGATCACGCGGGTATTGACCTTGTAGGTCTTGTTGCCGCCCACCTGCTCGAACTCGAACTCCTGCAAGACGCGCAGCAGCTTCACCTGCAGGCCGGCGCTGGCCGTGCCGATCTCGTCCAGGAAAATCGTGCCGTCGTCGGCTTGCAGGAACTTGCCCACCTTGTCTTGATGCGCCCCCGTGAACGATCCGGTCACGTGGCCGAACAGCTCGCTTTCGAGCAGGGTCTCGCTGAGCGCCCCGCAGGCCACCTCGACGAACGGCTGGTCGCGCCGGCCGCTGCGGCGATGGATGGCGCGGGCGATGAGCGACTTGCCGGTGCCGCTTTCGCCGGTGATCAGCACGGTGGCCTTCGTGTCGGCGATGCTGTCGATGATTTCGAACACCTTTCGCATCCGTACATCGTGGCCGATGATGTTCTCCAGCCCCAGGCGCCGGTCGAGCTGGGCCTTGAGCTGCTTGTTTTCTTCGACCACCTTGCGCTGATTCAAGGCCCGCTCGATCGAAATATGAAGCTCTTCGTCGATGAGCGGCTTGGTGAGCAGGTCGAAGGCGCCAGCGCGGATGGCTTCCACGGCCGTCTCCACGGTTCCATAGCCCGTAATCAGAATGACCGTCGATTGAGGCCGCTCCCGGCGTGCGTAGGCCAGTACGTCGAAACCGTCGCCGTCGCCGAGCCGGACATCGACCAGGATCAGGTCGAACGTCTTGCGTTCGAGGGCCTGCACGGCGGCGGCGGCCGTGCCCGCCGTATCGACCTGATAGCCCTGTTCTCGCAGCCAATCGGCCATCGAATCGAGCAGATGACGGTCGTCGTCGACAAGTAGCAGGGAATGTCGTTTCATCACGTTTTGGAAGCTGTGGTCCGCCTGGAAAATCGGCGCAACCGCCCCCTTGAACGTAAAAAGTCGGTTGCTGTAGGATATTTAGGTCACCCGTTGCCGCCCGTCAACGCGGTGGAACGGCCGAGAAACGTGTCAGCAGTGATTGCCCGGTCGGATGGGGTCGGTTATTCTCACAAGTGGGCCAGCAACGTTGCAGAAAGCCGGCGAAATGGCAAAGAAAACAAAGAAG contains:
- a CDS encoding sigma-54 dependent transcriptional regulator produces the protein MKRHSLLLVDDDRHLLDSMADWLREQGYQVDTAGTAAAAVQALERKTFDLILVDVRLGDGDGFDVLAYARRERPQSTVILITGYGTVETAVEAIRAGAFDLLTKPLIDEELHISIERALNQRKVVEENKQLKAQLDRRLGLENIIGHDVRMRKVFEIIDSIADTKATVLITGESGTGKSLIARAIHRRSGRRDQPFVEVACGALSETLLESELFGHVTGSFTGAHQDKVGKFLQADDGTIFLDEIGTASAGLQVKLLRVLQEFEFEQVGGNKTYKVNTRVILATNENLESLVAEGRFRQDLYYRVNVINLELPGLRDRVSDIPMLAQHFLQRLREETGKKVAGFSEDALAAMERYRWPGNVRELQNVVERAVLLGKSELIGVADLPPAVMAMRALSVDPVGSHTLKQAMASPERQIILEVLEAHHWNRNATADALGINRTTLYKKMKRLGLEDLEPHRAGA